A genomic window from Alkalihalobacillus sp. AL-G includes:
- a CDS encoding potassium channel protein codes for MYVLKRLWVKVIKLNTWVLFAASILLILFSTYIMVAIEPETFSKPFDAFWWVMTTVTTVGYGDFYPSSIGGRLYAIFLYIIGIGLIGVAIGKVIDGFGMFRRRKEEGLLTYKQEGHIVIIGWSQKARFAIEEIMNGVDFQQEIVIIDQLGKSPFLHESVHYIQGDPAEEDVLMRANLPKAKAVLLFADDTIQDPLLTDGKTLLIVTSIERLSPDIHSTVEIMSEAHIKNFRHVKVDEFILSHETISRLAVRSAITKGISKIYSQLMSRGIGDNLYEIKVRSHWKTYRDAFDELFKEGATLIADGEKMDINRRMDDEISSKSQLFVICDHTSYEMIQSKA; via the coding sequence GTGTACGTTCTTAAAAGGTTATGGGTCAAGGTAATCAAGTTGAACACTTGGGTGTTGTTTGCTGCAAGCATCCTGTTGATTTTATTCAGTACATATATCATGGTGGCAATAGAGCCTGAGACTTTTTCTAAGCCATTTGATGCATTCTGGTGGGTGATGACTACTGTGACCACTGTCGGGTACGGGGATTTTTATCCGAGTTCGATTGGTGGAAGGCTGTATGCAATTTTCTTATACATTATTGGAATCGGTCTTATCGGGGTTGCAATCGGGAAAGTTATTGATGGTTTTGGAATGTTCAGGAGACGGAAGGAGGAAGGGCTTTTGACATATAAACAAGAAGGACATATCGTTATCATTGGATGGTCACAAAAAGCGAGGTTTGCAATTGAGGAAATTATGAACGGTGTGGATTTTCAACAGGAAATTGTCATTATAGATCAACTTGGGAAATCCCCGTTTTTACATGAGAGTGTCCATTACATACAGGGGGACCCTGCTGAAGAGGATGTTTTAATGCGTGCCAACTTGCCAAAGGCGAAGGCGGTTTTGCTTTTTGCAGATGATACGATTCAGGATCCGTTACTGACAGATGGGAAAACCCTACTTATTGTAACGTCAATTGAAAGGTTGTCTCCTGATATTCATAGTACTGTTGAAATCATGAGTGAGGCACATATTAAAAATTTCCGCCATGTGAAGGTGGATGAATTTATTCTGTCTCACGAGACGATCTCTCGCCTTGCCGTTCGTTCTGCGATCACAAAAGGGATTTCAAAAATATACAGTCAGCTTATGAGCCGTGGAATTGGGGATAACCTTTATGAAATCAAAGTAAGATCCCACTGGAAAACGTATCGCGATGCGTTTGATGAACTCTTTAAAGAGGGAGCAACCTTAATTGCAGACGGGGAGAAAATGGACATCAACCGTAGAATGGATGATGAAATTTCC
- a CDS encoding DeoR family transcriptional regulator: MSPSTERMLNRVKAIYLFINEKGTVTTQQLVDEFGTTQRTIQRDLNVLTYNNLVSSPARGKWETTSKKVKLA; this comes from the coding sequence TTGAGTCCTTCGACTGAACGTATGTTGAACCGTGTGAAAGCGATCTATTTATTCATTAACGAAAAAGGGACGGTTACAACACAGCAGCTTGTCGACGAGTTTGGAACGACACAACGAACGATTCAGCGAGATTTAAACGTACTGACGTATAATAACTTAGTATCAAGTCCTGCCCGAGGGAAATGGGAAACAACCTCGAAAAAAGTCAAATTGGCTTAA
- a CDS encoding PRC-barrel domain-containing protein, with protein MLIVGKDLLDKTIGYKDSGDLTDHTVEDILLEKDTYVLDYILYVEKRPSEGNEKQRVEPSMMNVVGSTGGQTAMNTPPVTSDDSFTKDYREDIFYVPFSHVEEILNDKVLITGIDQQLHDPVESIAVTGLIDRKVKTASGDSLGKVKDIVIDWDIKRVVGLSLAEGFWARMMSEENKYMPLEGTMDWTVDEIIVSNHLKDRLVEDVQNVRM; from the coding sequence ATGCTAATTGTAGGAAAAGATCTTTTAGATAAGACGATAGGTTACAAGGATAGTGGAGATTTAACTGATCACACTGTAGAGGACATTCTTCTTGAAAAAGACACCTACGTATTGGATTACATTTTATATGTGGAGAAAAGACCATCGGAAGGCAATGAGAAACAGCGTGTTGAGCCTTCCATGATGAATGTAGTGGGCAGCACTGGTGGACAAACAGCTATGAATACACCGCCTGTTACAAGTGACGATAGCTTTACAAAGGATTATAGGGAGGATATCTTCTATGTCCCGTTTTCCCATGTTGAGGAGATTCTAAACGACAAAGTGCTTATAACTGGTATCGATCAACAGCTTCATGATCCGGTTGAATCAATTGCGGTAACTGGATTGATTGATAGGAAAGTGAAGACCGCTAGTGGAGATTCACTTGGTAAAGTGAAAGACATAGTCATTGATTGGGATATTAAAAGAGTTGTAGGACTTTCACTAGCCGAAGGATTTTGGGCACGTATGATGTCGGAGGAAAATAAATACATGCCACTCGAGGGCACGATGGATTGGACAGTGGATGAAATCATCGTTTCCAACCATCTTAAAGACCGCTTAGTTGAAGATGTTCAGAATGTGAGGATGTAG
- a CDS encoding pseudouridine synthase, producing MRIDKLLANMNYGSRKEVKKLLRNGMVTVNGLTTKDPKLHVNPDTDLIVVGGEKVTFKEYIYLMMNKPDGVISATEDVSHRTVLDLLAEDDRAFDPFPVGRLDKDTEGLLLLTNDGQLAHRLLSPKRHVPKTYFAKVEGRVSETDQQSFSDGVRLDDGYETKPAQLKILSIGLVSEIELTITEGKYHQVKRMFEAVGKRVVYLKRIKMGSLPLDDNLPLGEYRHLQEKELETLEKDSPQP from the coding sequence TTGCGAATAGATAAATTACTAGCCAATATGAATTACGGTAGTCGAAAAGAGGTCAAAAAACTTCTGAGAAACGGAATGGTCACAGTTAATGGGCTGACAACAAAGGATCCAAAGCTACACGTAAATCCTGATACCGATCTAATTGTTGTCGGCGGTGAAAAAGTGACGTTCAAGGAGTATATTTATTTGATGATGAATAAACCCGACGGTGTCATTTCTGCAACCGAAGATGTATCTCATCGGACTGTGCTTGACCTGTTAGCAGAGGATGATCGTGCTTTTGATCCGTTTCCAGTCGGTCGCCTTGATAAGGATACTGAAGGACTGTTACTACTGACCAATGACGGGCAGCTAGCTCATCGGCTGTTATCACCGAAAAGGCATGTGCCCAAAACCTATTTTGCAAAGGTGGAAGGGCGAGTTTCAGAAACGGATCAGCAGTCGTTTTCTGACGGTGTGAGATTGGATGATGGTTACGAAACAAAACCTGCACAGCTGAAAATCCTATCAATTGGCCTAGTTTCAGAAATTGAACTGACGATTACAGAGGGAAAGTATCATCAAGTGAAACGAATGTTTGAAGCAGTCGGTAAACGGGTTGTTTATTTAAAGCGGATCAAAATGGGATCGCTTCCTCTTGATGACAACCTTCCCCTGGGTGAATATCGTCATCTACAGGAAAAAGAACTTGAGACCTTAGAAAAGGACTCTCCACAGCCATGA
- a CDS encoding DUF6884 domain-containing protein, with protein MKQKVGLLATGRKKLDHSESVLKFYTSPLFQKSVQYAQKHYARFYFYNAKDGLLLPDDTLEPYDLSIKTFSIMEKKVWARKVIDTFQKYESPEDIVVSLHGGKVYRDHLEPILEQKGYRYEIPMKGLGIGQQLAWYDEKLNN; from the coding sequence TTGAAACAAAAGGTGGGTCTATTAGCTACAGGTCGCAAAAAGCTAGACCACTCGGAATCTGTACTTAAATTTTATACAAGTCCATTATTTCAAAAATCGGTTCAATATGCACAAAAACATTATGCTCGATTTTACTTTTATAATGCAAAAGATGGTCTTCTGTTACCAGATGATACATTAGAACCGTACGATCTATCTATTAAAACCTTTTCGATCATGGAGAAAAAGGTTTGGGCACGCAAAGTGATTGATACCTTCCAAAAATACGAATCTCCTGAGGATATCGTGGTCAGTTTGCATGGAGGCAAGGTATACCGGGATCATCTTGAACCCATACTCGAACAGAAAGGCTACCGATATGAAATCCCGATGAAAGGACTCGGTATCGGCCAACAGCTAGCTTGGTATGATGAAAAACTGAACAACTGA
- a CDS encoding polysaccharide biosynthesis protein, with the protein MSKLVRGTLILTAATFFSKFLGLIFVIPLERLFGTSAGALYSYAYQPYTVILSIATLGLPLAVSKFVSKYNALGDYATGRRLLRTGMLLMSLTGLIAFLGLFFSAEWIAGFLVKEGSKGNSISDVTMVIRLVSTALIIVPSMSLIRGYFQGFQSMGPTALSQVVEQIVRIGFILISATLILKVFGGQESTAVGFATFAAFIAALASLFILIWYWKKRKPHLDKLVKTSKRQRISLVKMYKELIGYAIPFVAVGLAIPLYSVIDTFTINKALMNALAYSQPEAETFYAVMTTYSQKLIMIPVSLSTGLALTVIPLITSYYTKKETHILHNQVTKTFEIVLFLTVPAGVGLSLLAVPAYSFLFSEEVATGGYVLSWYAPTAILFALFSVSAAILQGINQQKFAVYSLLAGVFVKLSLNYILIASFGIAGAIIATNFGYLISISINLFIIKRETDYSFKPVFKRTILIGMFIGLMTLAVVGVKSGIESMFGANYGNSWFSGLVLIVGVIAGAGVYLYMSHFSGLLQHIFGDRLERFLRKKRMRSNG; encoded by the coding sequence ATGTCAAAGCTGGTTCGTGGTACGCTGATCCTTACAGCGGCTACATTTTTTTCAAAATTTCTCGGACTTATTTTTGTAATTCCTTTAGAACGGCTTTTCGGAACCTCCGCAGGTGCATTATATAGTTATGCGTATCAGCCCTATACCGTCATTTTAAGTATAGCTACGCTAGGATTACCACTTGCAGTTTCGAAATTCGTCTCCAAATACAATGCTTTAGGTGATTATGCAACTGGGAGAAGGCTGCTTCGGACAGGTATGTTATTAATGTCTTTAACCGGGTTGATAGCCTTTCTCGGTTTATTTTTTTCAGCAGAGTGGATCGCTGGTTTCCTTGTAAAAGAAGGTAGCAAGGGGAACTCGATCAGTGATGTCACGATGGTGATCAGACTTGTTTCAACTGCACTCATCATCGTTCCATCGATGAGCTTGATCCGTGGTTATTTCCAAGGCTTTCAATCAATGGGTCCAACAGCCTTGTCACAGGTTGTGGAGCAAATCGTCCGTATCGGATTTATTCTCATCAGTGCTACCCTTATATTAAAAGTTTTTGGCGGACAGGAAAGCACGGCGGTTGGCTTTGCAACGTTTGCGGCTTTCATCGCAGCACTTGCATCCCTCTTCATTTTGATCTGGTATTGGAAGAAGCGTAAGCCGCATTTGGACAAGTTGGTTAAAACGAGTAAACGTCAACGAATTTCTCTGGTTAAAATGTATAAAGAATTGATTGGGTATGCGATACCGTTCGTTGCCGTAGGACTAGCAATACCGCTTTATTCTGTGATCGACACATTCACAATCAATAAAGCGCTCATGAACGCTTTAGCGTATTCTCAACCGGAAGCGGAAACGTTCTATGCAGTAATGACGACGTATTCACAGAAGCTAATCATGATCCCTGTTTCCTTATCAACAGGTTTAGCACTGACGGTTATCCCGTTGATTACGAGTTATTATACGAAAAAAGAAACGCATATCCTTCACAATCAGGTTACGAAAACGTTTGAAATCGTTCTATTTCTTACTGTTCCCGCAGGTGTGGGATTATCCTTGTTGGCGGTCCCTGCTTACTCATTTTTATTTTCAGAGGAGGTAGCGACTGGTGGATATGTATTAAGTTGGTATGCACCAACAGCAATTTTGTTTGCATTGTTTTCAGTATCAGCTGCGATTTTACAAGGGATCAATCAACAAAAGTTTGCTGTTTATAGTTTACTAGCAGGTGTTTTCGTCAAGCTTAGCTTAAATTATATTCTGATTGCCTCTTTCGGAATTGCAGGTGCAATCATTGCAACCAATTTTGGATATCTAATTTCTATTTCAATCAATCTTTTCATTATAAAAAGAGAGACCGATTACAGCTTCAAGCCTGTTTTTAAACGAACAATTTTAATCGGAATGTTTATCGGATTGATGACGTTAGCAGTGGTGGGAGTTAAATCGGGAATAGAGTCCATGTTTGGGGCGAATTATGGAAATTCCTGGTTCTCAGGCTTAGTGTTAATTGTCGGAGTTATTGCAGGAGCGGGAGTCTATCTGTATATGAGTCATTTTTCTGGGCTCCTACAACATATTTTCGGAGATCGTCTCGAGCGTTTCCTTCGTAAAAAAAGAATGAGGTCGAATGGATAG